The window GCCCCCCTGGAACTTGGGCGTACAGTGAAGGTCATAGAGGTATATGGGCATTCTCTGAACTTATGGTTAGGCGGTCAGAACGTACAGAAAGGAGACCACGATGAAAAACGAGCAGGCTGCACCTGAAACGAAGGGTGTCACGGTGGAGTTGCTATCAGCCCTTGACCTTGGCTCTGAAATCGAGGGCATGGCAGGACGACAGCTTCGCATGCGTATGGTAACCATCGAGCCTGGAGGCGTCTTCGGCCCGATTCACGACCACGTAGATAGACCGGGCATGGTCTACATTCTCCAAGGAACGATCACGGATCATCGCAATGGAGTCGCTACGGAGTATGGGCCGGGGGTAGGCTGGCCTGAGGACAGGAACACCCCCCACTGGCTTGAGAACAGAGGAACGATTCCGGCGGTGGAGATCTCGGTCGATATCGTCAGGCAACCGTAAGCGCAGTTCCACCCTTTACCTCGTCTCCCCATAATGCGCTGTAGCGGACTCTTCGTCAGGCACTGCGATCCTCCTCTCTGCTGAGCTTGCATCGTGCAGCGTCATCAAACAAACTGCTTTGACCCAATATTTCAGAAGGCTCTATTCACTCATTTGGGAATGGGACTATCACCATGCAACGAACAACGATGATCGCGATCGCCGCCGCTCTAGGACTGGGGCTGGGTGTCGGCGCAAGCTTTATATCCACTCGCTCTCCGGCCAATCTCTCCTCTGGAGAATCAACGGTGGTCGCTGATGCGGATCTCTCCACCTCGTCTAGTAGTTCCGATCAACAAATAGACGAGTCAAAGACGGAGGGCGATCGCGAGCCCTCATCATTAGAGAACCGCACCTCTAGGTCAGACAATCACACCGTGCAGGCGGACGACGTTAACGCCGCTCCCAAGCCCGTTGCCCTCACGTTTGATGCCCAAGCGACTCACTGCCCCAAAGACGGCGGCGGCGGCCCCTTAATGGGTCTGTATATGACCGATACTCACCTCATCTACGTCTGCCAAGGGGGTGAAGGCCGGGACGACTGGCGACAGCTCGACTACTACGCGGTGAAGCGTACCCAGCCCGATGAGTGGATTCGTCTACGCGCCTATATCACCTCTGGCCCTGGATTCTACGCCGAAAATGGTAATTACCGTTATGAAATTGATCCAACCAGCCTCACCGTTTTAGAGGGAGACTCTGTTCTTTCCCAAGAACCCGTTCGGCGTTGTAAAGGCGATTGTTCCTAAGGTTTAAGAAATACACTGCATCATGAAACTTTTTTCTCATTTGGTGATCGCAAGTCTGGCATTGACACTGGGAACCGGATTAAGCAGTTGCGCCCCACCCTCCGACACCTCTAGCATCTCAACGACTAGCGCTATTTCCGCCTCGACTCCTACGCCACCAGAGGCTGGAAGCATCACTCCTAACATTGCGGAGATGGCGACCGGACATCAAGATTATGTCGCTGTTGCACTCGATTCCCTCCCTAAGGGCGTAGAGCAGGTTGGCACCGATCCAGAGGCGATCGCCCTGCAAATGTTTGGCCCCACGGAACCCGTTGAAGGCTTTTTTGAACAAACGGTTCAATCCGAGCAGGTGAATGATCAAACGATTGTCACTCTTACCCAAACAGGATTGCCGGATGACTCGATTCGCGGAATGCGCTATCGCCTGGAATTTGAACCCACCAATGCAGGCATCTGGAACCTGCAATGGGTCGGCAAGCAATACACCTGCCAACCCGGACGGGGCAGCCAAGAGTGGACCACGGAATGGTGCAGTTAACCCAATTCAGCGAGTACCGTCCGCAGGCGAGAGAGCGACCGCTGATTTTCCTCCGGTGTACCCACAGTGAGGCGAATGCCGCCCCCGGTATGGCGAATCAGCGAGCCATGCGCCTTCATCTTCAAAAACAGCGTTTCTAACCCGTCATCACCTCCAGACTGTCGTCGGACGTAGATAAAGTTGGCATCACTCGGCCATACCCGTAGTTCCGGCATCGCCACCAGGGCATCGGTCAGAGTTTGACGTTCCTGGAGCAACAGCGGAATCGAGGCCAAGAGTGCCTGCCGATGTTGTAAAACCAGCAGTGCCCCGATTTGGGAAAAACTCGGCAAGTTATAGGGCAAGCGCACTTTCTCCAATGCCGCAATCAATTCAGGATGGGCGATCGCATAGCCCACCCGCAACGACGCCAACCGAAACGCTTTGGAGAAAGTTCGCAACACGACCCAGTTGGAATGCTGTGCTAACTCCGCAACAACAGTCGTTTGGCTAAATTCAAAATAGGCTTCGTCGATGATCACCAGAATGTGGGCGGGGAGCGATCGCAGCCAGTTTAGTTCCGCCTCGGTCATGGTGTTCCCAGTGGGTGAGTTGGGATGCACCATGCACACCACCCGAATCGGGGGAATATCTTGCTCTTGAGACGTCTCTTCGGAATCAGCGATCGCACTTCGAGCCGCGTCTAAATCTAGCTCAAAGGTTTCGTCAGAGCGATCGATGCTAACCACTGGAATGCCGAGCGTTTGCGCCAGAATGCCGTACATGGAGAAGGTTGGTGTTGCCACCAAAATAGAGCCTTCGTTGCCCAAACAGGTCGCAATCAACAACGACCGAATCAACTCATCCGATCCGTTTCCTACAGAGATCTGTTGGGTCGTGATACCTGGATCTACGGGGGCAGATTCGTTGACATATTGGGCGATCGCGTCTTTCAAGCTCGCGTGGCGGCCATCAGGATAGCGGTTTGATTCAATCTCGTTTTGAAACTGCCAGCCAAGTTTCTCCTTCAGATCCGCAGGTAAGTCGTAGGGACTTTCGTTGGAATCAAGGCGATCGATTGCACCTGTATGAGCCTGCACTGGACTACCATCTCCCCCACCGGGATGGGGCACGTAGGCGGAAAGGTAGGCAAGGTCAGAGCGCAGAAACGGCAGCATAGGATTGAGTGGGGAGTGTAATGAACCATTTCCATCTTATTACAGGGGAGTTCTCCGGAGGGCGATCGCTCTGGTTACAGGGGAGTTCTCCGGAGGGTGATCGCTCTGGGTGTGAGATCTGCGACTTCTGCTGTGGGTTGTGCTGTAACCTATTGAGTGGCTAACCAGAAGCCGCAGATCTTGGGTACGGAAGGCGGGGGGCGATCGCTCCCCTGTACCAAATTCCAAAGGTTTCTAAACAGGCGATCGCCCTTGTTCCACAAACCGTAACAGAGCATTCAGATCTGCTGTAGGTTGCAAAGTGACCCGTTGGATCGCAAATGAGAAGTCGCAGATCTTTGTATTGGGCGTTGCGCGGGTCGAGGTAATTGAGCGGCAGTCAGAGACCTTTGAGGTGTTGCCGAAGCGGTGGATTGTCGAGCAAACGTTTGGGTGACTGAATCGATTTCGATGGCTAAGCAAAGACCATGAGGTGTATTCAGAGGTGAGTGAAGCGATGATATTGAATCCGACTCGCAAAGTAGCACTATTTCAGAGCCCCCTCCCAACTTTCCCTTGCTCTAGACGCGAGGCGGATTCCCGTAGGGTAGGGGAGGTGCCGTCAGACGCCGGGGTTCAGTGTCACCCTATAGCAGGATTCCGTATGATTTATGACTCCTTAATGTGCTTAATGCTTCGACGTTTAACAGCGGCTTAAGATTTACTTTATAAACTAGCTCCAACTTTTCCACAGTCCATCGAAAGTTTTCCACAGCCTCATAAGTTTTCCACAGCCCTGTAAGTTTTCCACAACTTCTTTCAAAATCTAGGGCTTGGTGTAGTAGATACTCAGGACAGCGTGCTGATATCAGCAAAAATTTTAGCTCAGTGAGCAGCCAATTGCTCACTGCATAAGACCTCAAAACCTTTTGCCAGTAAGCGATACAGGCAATTCACAGCTACCATTCCGTGCGTTTGATAAGAAATTTCTTGAGCAGTAATCAGAAATTTTAGCTAACCCAGACTCACGTAGATGCCCTTTAAAGGTTAATCTATTACGTATAGGCTTTTAGTGATGCAAATCTAGTTCTTGATAGATTAACCCGTCGTCGGTGGTCGATTACACCACCTTGGGGTGTTGGTTTTTGTGTCGCTATCAACGTCCAGGCTTTAGCGTCCATTTTATTGCTGGGTATACCATGAATCTGCTTTTTGCACAGACTGCATGGCTCATTCCATGCTATCCGTTAATCGGAATGCTCCTATCGGCATTATGGTTTCCGTCGATTATTCGCCGGACAGGGCCTAGACCTGCGGGTTATGTCAATTTTGTAACAACGTTTCTTGCCTTAATCCATGCTGTGTTGGCCTTTCCGTCTCTTTGGAATCAGCCTGCACAAACACAGGTCATTTCCTGGTTACAGGTTGCGAATCTAAATCTGTCGATCCCGATTGAGGTGTCTAGCGTTACGCTAGCCGCCTGTATCGTCGTTACAGTCTTGAATTTACTAGCACAAATCTATGCCATTGGTTATTTGGAAATGGATTGGGGCTGGGCACGCCTATTCTCGCTGTTGGCGATGTTTGAAGCGGGGATGACGGCTCTGGTGCTGTGTAATTCGCTGTTCTTTAGCTATATGATCCTTGAGGTTTTGACCTTGGGAACCTATTTGCTGATCGGCATTTGGTTCAATCAACCGCTCGTGGTGACTGGCGCACGCGATGCTTTCTTGACCAAGCGAATTGGGGATTTGTTTTTGCTGATGGGGGTTCTAGCGTTATATCCCCTTGCCGGAACCTGGAATTTTGATGACTTGGCAATCTGGGCTGCTACCGCAGACGTGAACCCAACCGTCATGGCGTTGGTTGGACTGGCGTTGATTGCAGGCCCGATGGGGAAATGCGCTCAGTTTCCGCTGCACCTGTGGTTGGATGAGGCCATGGAAGGTCCGGTGCCTAGTACTGTTCTGCGAAATTCTGTGGTTGTCGTGACTGGGGCATGGGTATTAGTCAAATTGGAACCTGTGCTGGCCTTATCTCCTTTTGTGATGTCTGCCACGATCGCCATTGGAGCCTTGACCGCATTGGGTGGTGTTTTGATTGCGATCGCCCAAATTGACATTAAGCGATCACTTTCGTACCTCGTTAGCGCTTACATGGGGTTAGTATTTATTGCGGTTGGTGCGGGTTACCCTGGTATTGCGCTCTTTTTGTTGCTGCCCTATGCCCTGTCAATGGCGCTTTTGGTGATGTCTACAGGCGCGATCGTTCTCAACTGCATTACCCAAGACTTGACTCAGTTGGGTGGTCTGTGGAAAATTCGCCCGATTACGGGAATCAGCTTTTTAGTCGGTGCAGCGAGCTTGGTCGCCTTCCCTCCCTTGGGCGGATTTTGGGGACTGTATCCGTTAGTGGATAGTCTGTGGTCAAGCAGTAGAGCCTTGATGGGGATTGTGTTAGTGGTTAACGGCTTGACAGCGTTTCAACTAGCACGGGTGTTTGGTCTGACGTTTGGAGGCAAGCCTCAGCAAATGACCGAGCGATCGCCTGAACCCCTTTGGCTGGTGGTGATGCCGATGACACTGCTAGTCGGATTTGCTTTGCACTTACCTCTGATTCTCAATTCCTTGGGACTGTTGCCCGACTGGACGGTGCTGAGTTCCGTTGCGGGAACGCTGTTGGTTTGGTCAACTCTGTTGGGGGCAGCCGTAGGGGCGTATGTCTACCTAAGTCCTTCGGTTCCCAAGCCTGTGCAAATTCCAGTACCGACGTTCCAAAATTTGCTGGCCTACGATTTCTACACCCCCCGAATCTATCGGTCTACGGTGGTGGGTGGTGTAGATATCCTGTCTCGGATTATTGACTGGTGCGATCGCTATTTTGTCGATGGATTTGTAAACTTCGTCGGCTTGGCATCGCTCTTTAGCGGCGAGGCGCTGAAGTACAACAACACCGGAAAAGCTCAGTTCTACGTCTTTACGATTGCGGTCGGTTTATCGGTCATCTTGGCCATGGTGAGTATTCCTTTTCTCTCTGAGTCCCCGTTGCTTGCGGCTCCTTAGGACGACGCGATCGCCCCTTGGCACAACGGGGATTCTCCTAAGACACAATCTTTATGACCTTGCTGTTCATCGATAGGCACCTTCTATGCTCAGCCTCTTAATTGCTTTGCCCATTGTGGGCGCACTTGGAATCGGGCTTATGCCCCAGTCGGTATCAGCAGCTCGCCTGCGTCTGATCAGTATGGCGATCGCCGCTCTGACGTTACTCTGGACGATTTGGTTGATGATCCACTTTGATCTCAGTCAGCCGCTCTTCCAGTTTGAGGAACATCTGCCTTGGCTGCCTGCGTTGGGATTGGATTATCAACTGGGTATGGATGGTCTATCCCTAGTTTTGGTTGCGCTCAATAGTTTGCTGACGTGGGTTGCACTGTACAGCACCTCTCACACCATCGAGCGTCCTCGCTTGTTCTACTCGATGGTGCTGCTTGTGTCCGGCGGCGTGGCTGGAGCATTCTTGGCGCAAAACCTCCTCCTCTTCTTCTTGTTCTATGAATTGGAGCTAGTGCCTTTTTATCTGCTGATTTCAATCTGGGGCGGCGATCGCCGCAACTATGCGGCCACCAAGTTCCTGATTTACACAGCGTTTTCAGGAATTTTGATTCTGGCGTCGTTCCTGGGAATGATTTGGTTCACGGGGTCTAGCTCTTTCAACTACACCGCCCTGATGGGGCAAACCCTGCCGATGGGCTTGCAGCTTCTCCTGTTGGGCGGGTTGATCGTCGGCTTTGGCATCAAGATCCCCCTCGTTCCCTTTCACACCTGGTTGCCCGATACCTACGTGGCCGCATCGACTCCGGTGGCAATTCTTCTGGGTAGCGTGCTAGCAAAACTGGGTGCCTACGGTATTTTCCGGTTCGGTTTGGGACTATTCCCCGAAGCGTGGGCACAAATTTCACCCATCCTGGCGATTTGGGCATCCGTTAGCATCCTCTATGGCGCAATGGCGGCGATCGCCCAAAAGGACATCAAGCGCATGGTGGCCTACAGTTCAGTCGGGCACATGGGTTACATCCTGCTTGGTGGGGCGGCCTTGACCACCCTCAGCGTTATCGGTGCTGTTTCGCAAATGGTGGCGCATGGATTGATCTTGGCACTGCTGTTCCTGCTCGTGGGCTTAATTGAAACCAAAGCGGGTACGCGGGAACTAGACGTATTAAACGGATTACTGAACCCGATTCGCGGCTTGCCTGCGGTCAGTGCGCTGTTGATTGTTGGCGCGATGGCAAGTGCAGGCATTCCCGGATTAGCCGGGTTCGTCGCAGAGTTTCTGGTGTTCCAGGGAAGCTATGCTACGTTCCCCATTCCCACGTTGTTGGCGGTGATTGGCACCGGACTCACAGCCGTCTATTTCGTGATTCTGTTGAACCGTGTTTGCTTCGGCAAATTGGACAACAAGCTGGCCTACTATCCATCGGTGAAGCTTGCAGAGAAGGTTCCAGCGCTGATCCTGGCGGGTCTCATTTTCTTTTTGGGCGTACAACCCACTTGGTTGGTGCGCTGGAGTGAGTCTACGACGACAGCGATGGTGGCGGCAGTGCCTCCGGTAACCACGCAGGTTGCCGCAAATCGCCTTTAGGAAGCAGGAGCATCAAAATGGCACAGGCAAGGGCGATCGCTCAGCTCAGATTAGCTACGGTGGAATCATCGTTGTGGACGACCCAACCCATGTTGACTCAAATTCCATCTCTACTGGTTGCGCCCGTCTGCACTTGGTCTTTAGAAAGCCATCTGGCTTCAAAGGGAGTATCGCCTTCGATGCCCTTGAGCACAGGTTGAGCATAGAGGGTGCGATCGCAAAATACAGCATCGTAGACAAAAACGATTTCGTGTTTTGGTTCCCCCTCGGAGACAAAGAGATTTTCTAACACTCCTAGCAGAATAGGTTCTTCAATGTTGACCTCTAGTTCCTCCCAAACCTCCTGAATCACCGCCTCCCGGCTGGATTCCCCAAAGTCGATGCCTCCTCCCACTGGTCGATAATAGACCTCCTGCCTAAAGGGTTCGTATCCCTCAGACACCAAGATGCGATCGCCCTGACGCATGACACAAATCGCAATCGGACGAATCTTCTGCCTTTTCATCGAACATGCTAACCTTTGTTGTTGATCTACGGAGAAAACTACAGCCATGGTAACTGCAATTCCGGCTCCTTCCACAATCATTCCCCCCTCTCAGCATCCCTATGCCGACATTATTCATCGCCTAGAGGCGGGCGGATCGATGCTGCCCGATACGCCAGAGAATCTAATGCAGATCATCGGCATCTACAAAGCCTATGCGGTGCCGATGGACTTCTACTGGCGCGATCTGCTCTACATTGCCGAACGGGTCTTTTTGAATCCAATTCCGGCCTTTAAATATTTCCTGCCCCAAGAATACCTGGACTTGCACAACCACTATGCTGGCGATACAGCTGACCTCCGCATTTGGCGCGGAGAAGCCACCGCTCACCCGGAATTGCTAGAGTTCATGGAAAAGGGAGAGCTGAAGCGTAAGTTGCCGAAGCTGGTTCACCACCTCTGGCACGATCGCATCAACATGGAATTTGCTGAAGCCTGTATGCAGGCAATGTTGTGGCACCGGAAGATGTATGCGCCTCACAATCGGTTTGATGCGTTCCTGGAAACGGATGAGTATCGCCAGAATTGCGATCGCGCCATCAAAGCCTACTTCAAGAAGAATCCGCTGATGTTGGGGCTATACAAGCTATTCCCCGATATGTTCATCGAACAGGTGAAAATGCTCTCCTACTACTCCAATCTGGGGTTATTCTGGGAAGTAATGACACCCGTCTTTTTCGAGATGTCGGATATCTACGACGAGGGTGGATTTAAAGGCGTACCCGATGCAATGAATTTCCTGATCAATGGAATTTTTGCGATCGCCGGACGCCCCATCTATCACCACGTCTACATCGATGGGGAATGCTTTGAAATTATCCCCAAAGACAAAGGGTTTATGTGGCTCTATGATGCTGCATTACCTTATGTAGAAGCAGTCTTCTACCGTACCGCCCCCTTCCGAGGCACCAAGTCCTACAACGCCCAGGCAGGTCAAGTTCCCGATGATCAGAAAGACTTCCACTACGGCATTCTCTACGCCGATGTGTTCCCGGTAGGTAGCGCTGGCATTCCACCCACACTGCTGATGCAGGATATGCTCCACTTCTTGCCTCCCTATCTCCTGGAGTATTACCAGAAGCATTGCCGGGGTGAGGACGATATGTTGATCCAGTTGGGGATTACCTTCCAGCGATCGATGTATAACGTGACGTCAGCCGTTATCCAGGCATTGCGGACGGCCTTACTCTATCCCTTAGATGACACGAATCCTGAGCATTTGATGGCGAACCGCAAGTTCTACGAGGCTCAGATGGATCGGTTCCTGCGTCCAGAGGCTCGTCTCAGCGATATTCAAAGTCAGGATTATCGTTAGTTAGAGTCCTCGGTTTATTCGGCGGGCGATGCCCGCCCTACGTTAATCATCGCTACTTCAGGATTTAGATCGCTATGCCAGACATTGTTGATATTGCAGTAAGTAATGAGGCGTTTAGCACCTTGGTGGCAGCCGTGCAGGCCGCAAGCCTCGTAGATGTCCTTAAATCTCCAGGGCCATTTACGGTCTTTGCGCCTGTCGATGCTGCCTTTGCAAAGCTCCCTCCTGGAACGGTGCAAACCCTAGTGCAGAATCCCCCCCAACTTGCCCGCATTCTGAAGTTTCATGTGGTATCCGGGAAGTATACTCGTGAGGACTTATCGAAGTTAGACTCGCTAACCTCTGTGGAAGGGGCAGATATTCGCCTCAATGTCACTGATGATGTCTTTGAGGTAAAAAACGCAACGGTGGTAATGCCCGATGTGGAGGCAGACAACGGTATTATCCATGTGATTGATAACGTCATTTTGATGGGTTAATCAGTTCTAACCTTCGACGACAACAGAGATAGGCAGGGATAACCTCCCTGCCTATTTTGCAGGTTAAAGACTAGCGGGCTAGATAGCGATTTCGAAGTTGTCAGCCGTTAAGGAAGGAGCGTTGGTTACCGTTGCAAACTGTCCTCCACTGCCGAATCCTACTGTACTGCCATCAGAGTTGTAGAACACCTTACCGTTGCTGGAGTTGTAGATAATCGCTGCTCGTTGAGTCGTGGCATCTTCATCAGCCGTGACCGTGGCTTTGTTGCATGATTCAAATAAGAGAGGGTTTTGGGTTTATGGGAGTTTGTGAAATCAAGCTTCAACCTTGTAGCTGTCGGGTTTAGCCACACGAATCATGTGATTGAGCGCAGCACACGAACCGATGTCATGGAGTTGCACACTGTAGGAATACATCATCCTTCCTTAAATAAAGCAGGTGAGCTACCTATACATACATTATTTTATTTTTAACCTACGGAAATATCCTTCTTCTTTTAAGCAAACTTCGATTCAACTTACTATTTTATGGGTGTTGGGCCTTGGTGACTTACGTAAACTCGGTTGGGGCGATCGCCCTTATCCTTCCCCGAGCAAGGTTTCAACCAACGTTGTGAGTCGATTCGCGGCACCAGAGGTTCCTCGGACGTGTCGTAAGTTTGCGCGCATCTGTTCAAGCTGTTCAGGGTGATCTAGATAATTCAATACCTGCTGGGCGATCGCCTCTGGTTCTAAGTGTCCTACTAATTCCGGCACAATCTCTTTCCTCGCCCAGATGTTCGGCCATGCTAGCAGGCGCGACTTTTTCAAAAATTGGGCGTTGATCAATTTGGCGATCGCCGTTCCTACACCGGGTAGATTAGCAAGTAGACCTGGAATCCCGTCCCAGGCTCGCATTGCATCCAGTTGTTGCGTTGGCAAAAGGACAATCATCGGCACGCCCAGCGCACCCAATTCTGCGGTGTTTGCACCGATGGTGGTGAGGCAAAGCTGACACTGGGCAAGGATATCGTAAGCGGGAAAATCGGTGTAGAGTTCGATCGTCATTCCATCAGTAGTTTGGAGATAGTGACTGTCTATGATTTGTCCCTGAATGCCTCCGAAATAGGCGGACACTGGATTGCGCTGAGGATCTGCAAATCTCTCAAGGGTGTTGAGATCTAAAGTGGGTGCAACTGGGAGGATAAATCGTAAATCTGGTCGCTGTTTGTGGAGATATTGAGCGATCGCCAAACAGAGGGGAACGCCCTGCGCGAGTTTTGCCGCTTTGGACCCAGGCAAGAGTCCCATAATAGGTGAATTCTGGTTTGAGGTGAGTGGGTTATCTGGAGTGCTTCCAACATCCGCCATTAAGTCGCCAACCACGGTGAACTTGTGAGCGTAGCGAGAGGGGGCCTGATTGATCAACTCTGGTTTCATCACCCCAAAGCGATCGACCCAACCATGCCATCGAGTCTCCCATTCGCCATAAATGAGGGTTTTGTATCCCAACCGTTTACCGATGATGACCGGAAAGATCTGATCGCCGCCGAGGAAAATCACCACGCCGCGATCACGCCAGTCCCAATTTTCCGCCGTTTTACCCCAGAGCAGAAAGGGAAAGAAATCTTTGGCTCCCTGCACCCGATCTACTGCTGGATAGCTACGAGCGATCGCCACTTCCCGACCGCTGGCATTCGCGCAGGGAGATAGGATAACGGAAATTCGGAGGCGATCGCGATCCTCTCCAAAGCGTTGTCGGAGCGATCGCACGACTGGACGCACCCAAGTGGTAATCTCACCGGGACCGTTAGACAAAATTAGGATATCGATGGAGTCAGTCATGAAGTTTGAGTAGGGGCGATCGCTTAAACAAGGGGTTCCGGCTTGATTCAGCTTCATTCTATGACAGCAAAGGAGTCTATCGTTTCATC is drawn from Synechococcales cyanobacterium T60_A2020_003 and contains these coding sequences:
- a CDS encoding cupin domain-containing protein — protein: MKNEQAAPETKGVTVELLSALDLGSEIEGMAGRQLRMRMVTIEPGGVFGPIHDHVDRPGMVYILQGTITDHRNGVATEYGPGVGWPEDRNTPHWLENRGTIPAVEISVDIVRQP
- a CDS encoding histidinol-phosphate transaminase, whose protein sequence is MLPFLRSDLAYLSAYVPHPGGGDGSPVQAHTGAIDRLDSNESPYDLPADLKEKLGWQFQNEIESNRYPDGRHASLKDAIAQYVNESAPVDPGITTQQISVGNGSDELIRSLLIATCLGNEGSILVATPTFSMYGILAQTLGIPVVSIDRSDETFELDLDAARSAIADSEETSQEQDIPPIRVVCMVHPNSPTGNTMTEAELNWLRSLPAHILVIIDEAYFEFSQTTVVAELAQHSNWVVLRTFSKAFRLASLRVGYAIAHPELIAALEKVRLPYNLPSFSQIGALLVLQHRQALLASIPLLLQERQTLTDALVAMPELRVWPSDANFIYVRRQSGGDDGLETLFLKMKAHGSLIRHTGGGIRLTVGTPEENQRSLSRLRTVLAELG
- a CDS encoding NAD(P)H-quinone oxidoreductase subunit F — encoded protein: MNLLFAQTAWLIPCYPLIGMLLSALWFPSIIRRTGPRPAGYVNFVTTFLALIHAVLAFPSLWNQPAQTQVISWLQVANLNLSIPIEVSSVTLAACIVVTVLNLLAQIYAIGYLEMDWGWARLFSLLAMFEAGMTALVLCNSLFFSYMILEVLTLGTYLLIGIWFNQPLVVTGARDAFLTKRIGDLFLLMGVLALYPLAGTWNFDDLAIWAATADVNPTVMALVGLALIAGPMGKCAQFPLHLWLDEAMEGPVPSTVLRNSVVVVTGAWVLVKLEPVLALSPFVMSATIAIGALTALGGVLIAIAQIDIKRSLSYLVSAYMGLVFIAVGAGYPGIALFLLLPYALSMALLVMSTGAIVLNCITQDLTQLGGLWKIRPITGISFLVGAASLVAFPPLGGFWGLYPLVDSLWSSSRALMGIVLVVNGLTAFQLARVFGLTFGGKPQQMTERSPEPLWLVVMPMTLLVGFALHLPLILNSLGLLPDWTVLSSVAGTLLVWSTLLGAAVGAYVYLSPSVPKPVQIPVPTFQNLLAYDFYTPRIYRSTVVGGVDILSRIIDWCDRYFVDGFVNFVGLASLFSGEALKYNNTGKAQFYVFTIAVGLSVILAMVSIPFLSESPLLAAP
- a CDS encoding NADH-quinone oxidoreductase subunit M; translated protein: MLSLLIALPIVGALGIGLMPQSVSAARLRLISMAIAALTLLWTIWLMIHFDLSQPLFQFEEHLPWLPALGLDYQLGMDGLSLVLVALNSLLTWVALYSTSHTIERPRLFYSMVLLVSGGVAGAFLAQNLLLFFLFYELELVPFYLLISIWGGDRRNYAATKFLIYTAFSGILILASFLGMIWFTGSSSFNYTALMGQTLPMGLQLLLLGGLIVGFGIKIPLVPFHTWLPDTYVAASTPVAILLGSVLAKLGAYGIFRFGLGLFPEAWAQISPILAIWASVSILYGAMAAIAQKDIKRMVAYSSVGHMGYILLGGAALTTLSVIGAVSQMVAHGLILALLFLLVGLIETKAGTRELDVLNGLLNPIRGLPAVSALLIVGAMASAGIPGLAGFVAEFLVFQGSYATFPIPTLLAVIGTGLTAVYFVILLNRVCFGKLDNKLAYYPSVKLAEKVPALILAGLIFFLGVQPTWLVRWSESTTTAMVAAVPPVTTQVAANRL
- a CDS encoding NUDIX domain-containing protein, producing MKRQKIRPIAICVMRQGDRILVSEGYEPFRQEVYYRPVGGGIDFGESSREAVIQEVWEELEVNIEEPILLGVLENLFVSEGEPKHEIVFVYDAVFCDRTLYAQPVLKGIEGDTPFEARWLSKDQVQTGATSRDGI
- a CDS encoding CO2 hydration protein encodes the protein MVTAIPAPSTIIPPSQHPYADIIHRLEAGGSMLPDTPENLMQIIGIYKAYAVPMDFYWRDLLYIAERVFLNPIPAFKYFLPQEYLDLHNHYAGDTADLRIWRGEATAHPELLEFMEKGELKRKLPKLVHHLWHDRINMEFAEACMQAMLWHRKMYAPHNRFDAFLETDEYRQNCDRAIKAYFKKNPLMLGLYKLFPDMFIEQVKMLSYYSNLGLFWEVMTPVFFEMSDIYDEGGFKGVPDAMNFLINGIFAIAGRPIYHHVYIDGECFEIIPKDKGFMWLYDAALPYVEAVFYRTAPFRGTKSYNAQAGQVPDDQKDFHYGILYADVFPVGSAGIPPTLLMQDMLHFLPPYLLEYYQKHCRGEDDMLIQLGITFQRSMYNVTSAVIQALRTALLYPLDDTNPEHLMANRKFYEAQMDRFLRPEARLSDIQSQDYR
- a CDS encoding fasciclin domain-containing protein, whose amino-acid sequence is MPDIVDIAVSNEAFSTLVAAVQAASLVDVLKSPGPFTVFAPVDAAFAKLPPGTVQTLVQNPPQLARILKFHVVSGKYTREDLSKLDSLTSVEGADIRLNVTDDVFEVKNATVVMPDVEADNGIIHVIDNVILMG
- a CDS encoding lipid-A-disaccharide synthase, whose product is MTDSIDILILSNGPGEITTWVRPVVRSLRQRFGEDRDRLRISVILSPCANASGREVAIARSYPAVDRVQGAKDFFPFLLWGKTAENWDWRDRGVVIFLGGDQIFPVIIGKRLGYKTLIYGEWETRWHGWVDRFGVMKPELINQAPSRYAHKFTVVGDLMADVGSTPDNPLTSNQNSPIMGLLPGSKAAKLAQGVPLCLAIAQYLHKQRPDLRFILPVAPTLDLNTLERFADPQRNPVSAYFGGIQGQIIDSHYLQTTDGMTIELYTDFPAYDILAQCQLCLTTIGANTAELGALGVPMIVLLPTQQLDAMRAWDGIPGLLANLPGVGTAIAKLINAQFLKKSRLLAWPNIWARKEIVPELVGHLEPEAIAQQVLNYLDHPEQLEQMRANLRHVRGTSGAANRLTTLVETLLGEG